One window from the genome of Megalobrama amblycephala isolate DHTTF-2021 linkage group LG4, ASM1881202v1, whole genome shotgun sequence encodes:
- the si:ch1073-303k11.2 gene encoding leucine-rich repeat neuronal protein 4, with protein MLLWSQVTFLLLLCVMESVRATSASPSSLRPPLTRVRIIEVEDDYDDVNSKTTITPQLPRVTTSGVICDYDPCVVQTTPCEKISAQTGCLCPGLTGPEERPGAPELREVKLGSSGEVLVHWCAPRSTVTHYEVTLNGGKEQLSFGENLRNGAIPGLKIGETVCVAARNQAGLSEKSCARYEPPQPDQVALSAGIIAGSVGFLLLLSVLAVVLWKRRTCRKGGMGEAEGLGNPSYTSDGAL; from the coding sequence ATGTTGCTGTGGTCACAGGTCACTTTCCTCCTTCTCCTCTGCGTGATGGAGTCGGTTCGTGCCACATCTGCCAGTCCTTCATCGCTTCGGCCTCCCCTCACACGTGTTCGCATTATCGAGGTCGAGGACGACTACGATGACGTGAATTCAAAAACGACAATCACGCCTCAGTTGCCCAGGGTCACCACCTCTGGTGTAATATGTGATTATGACCCCTGTGTGGTACAAACCACCCCCTGTGAAAAGATTTCCGCCCAGACGGGTTGCCTCTGTCCTGGGCTGACGGGCCCGGAGGAGAGACCTGGGGCCCCGGAGCTCCGTGAGGTGAAGCTGGGCAGCTCCGGGGAAGTGCTTGTGCATTGGTGCGCTCCCCGCTCCACCGTCACCCATTATGAAGTCACACTGAACGGCGGAAAAGAGCAGCTGAGTTTTGGAGAAAATTTAAGGAATGGTGCCATACCCGGACTGAAAATCGGGGAGACGGTGTGTGTGGCGGCCAGGAATCAAGCTGGGCTCAGTGAAAAGTCCTGTGCCCGATACGAGCCACCACAACCCGACCAAGTCGCCCTGAGCGCAGGGATCATCGCGGGGTCTGTCGGATTCCTGCTGCTGCTTTCGGTGCTCGCCGTTGTACTATGGAAACGAAGGACGTGTCGAAAGGGCGGGATGGGAGAAGCCGAGGGCCTCGGCAATCCTTCATACACCAGTGATGGAGCGCTGTGA